A genomic window from Purpureocillium takamizusanense chromosome 2, complete sequence includes:
- a CDS encoding uncharacterized protein (COG:F~EggNog:ENOG503PAXJ) gives MQIRSSRISASISDAILADYGYSDDGDGDGHDDNTAHQRTKAPSPSFPGSLIRSVLAFFSLYRLGLARYRPADFLTLRHEVWHMDEDDYAASFQRRDTTTTTSEGDARGLDSKGDGGLVPVGDLGYSGSTFFTTPDGRYLVKSLPRRFEHRFFTHDLFGPYVAHMRRHPGSLLVRITDMPYTPRPTLGGILGVAPTHHIVMENLLHGREQASDPDDWETYDLKPNDYFFPERDIADGRLAPQSVKDRLVDDFPGGGVLVDAAMKRQLLDVLDADTQLLADANAVDYSLFLVRSPGPAATRSSTSGPVSPSAAATEDAWRAGVPSSNGQWAYRAVVLDFFWAKHKFRAKAMSGLVSAFNLIADKGPMSITARPAEYRTRFLSMVDNLVSAAGERGDGSGLGDNGGPSSSWR, from the coding sequence ATGCAGATCCGCTCATCGCGGATATCCGCCTCCATCTcggacgccatcctcgccgatTACGGCtacagcgacgacggcgacggcgacggccatgacgatAACACCGCCCACCAGCGCACAaaggcgccctcgccgtcgtttCCCGGCAGCCTGATCCGTtccgtcctcgccttcttctccctctACCGGCTGGGCCTCGCGCGCTACCGCCCCGCCGACTTCCTCACCCTCCGCCACGAGGTCTGGcacatggacgaggacgattACGCCGCCTCattccagcgccgcgacaccaccaccaccacctcagaAGGAGACGCAAGGGGCCTCGACTCCAAAGGCGATGGCGGACTCGTCCCCGTGGGCGACCTTGGGTACAGCGGCTCCACCTTCTTCACCACCCCCGACGGCCGCTATCTCGTCAagtcgctgccgcggcgcttCGAGCACCGCTTCTTCACCCACGACCTGTTCGGGCCCTATGTCGCCCACATGAGGCGCCACCCGGGCAGCCTGCTGGTACGCATCACCGACATGCCCTACACCCCGCGGCCGACGCTCGGCGGCATTCTCGGCGTGGCGCCCACGCACCACATCGTCATGGAGAACCTGCTGCACGGCAGGGAGCAGGCGAGCGACCCCGACGACTGGGAGACGTACGACCTCAAACCCAACGACTACTTCTTTCCGGAACGCGATATCGCcgatggccgcctcgccccgcAGAGTGTCAaggaccgcctcgtcgacgacttccccggcggcggtgtgctcgtcgacgccgccatgaagCGTCAGCTactcgacgtgctcgacgctgacacgcagctgctggccgacgctAACGCCGTCGACTACTCGCTCTTCCTCGTACGCTcccccggcccggcggccACAAGGTCCTCGACATCCGGGCCTGTCTCACCATCGGCAGCCGCTACCGAGGACGCCTGGCGCGCAggcgtgccgtcgtcgaacgGGCAGTGGGCGTATCGCGCCGTGGTGCTCGACTTCTTCTGGGCCAAGCACAAGTTTCGCGCCAAGGCCATGTCGggcctcgtctccgcctTCAACCTCATCGCCGACAAGGGACCCATGAGCATCACGGCCCGCCCTGCAGAATACCGGACCCGCTTCCTCTCCATGGTCGACAATCTCGTTTCGGCTGCGGGCGAGAGGGGCGACGGGTCCGGCCTCGGAGACAACGGCGGaccctcatcatcatggcgatga
- a CDS encoding uncharacterized protein (COG:S~TransMembrane:1 (o267-287i)~EggNog:ENOG503NZSP) gives MANKHEIPSAPGRAVPMRVIVCGLHRTGTSSMRLALRQLGFHDCYHMATVFENLHDHPQQWVRAYEAKYLGKGSFDKGDWDRLLGYSQACCDVPAALFSCELAQLYPDAKVVILNRDPEKWYDSVSATVNKALRPTGFFNVLQRIYIYLLDPGMRNWVRFTKVMGMLGMPFDHANEHDKAVAWFNERYAEFRARIPAERRIEFSVKDGWAPLCEHLDVPVPQVRDEQTGQLVEAPFPHANDRASFIARSERNLAAAVQRCNANLIDFLGRACLVGCLGYGGFLVGDVPRRSSLRRERLRHCMCRVVSITSHLMSLPPWLLLQGGRALEAVRL, from the coding sequence ATGGCCAACAAGCACGAGATCCCCAGCGCGCCGGGACGCGCGGTTCCCATGCGCGTCATCGTGTGCGGCCTCCACCGAACGGGCACCTCGAGCATGCGCCTGGCCCTGCGGCAGCTGGGTTTCCACGACTGCTACCACATGGCCACCGTTTTCGAGAACCTGCACGACCACCCACAGCAGTGGGTTCGCGCCTACGAGGCCAAGTACCTCGGCAAAGGGTCCTTTGACAAGGGCGACTGGGACAGGCTGCTGGGCTACTCGCAGGCATGCTgcgacgtgcccgccgccctcttcaGCTGCGAGCTGGCGCAGCTGTACCCGGACGCAAAGGTGGTGATCCTCAACCGCGACCCGGAGAAGTGGTACGACAGCGTCTCGGCGACGGTCAACAAAGCCCTCCGGCCCACGGGCTTCTTCAACGTGCTCCAGCGCATCTACATCTACCTGCTGGACCCGGGCATGCGCAACTGGGTTCGCTTCACAAAGGTCATGGGTATGCTCGGCATGCCCTTCGACCACGCCAACGAGCacgacaaggccgtcgcGTGGTTCAACGAGCGCTACGCCGAGTTCCGCGCCAGAATccccgccgagcgccgcATCGAATTCTCCGTCAAGGACGGCTGGGCGCCGCTGtgcgagcacctcgacgtGCCCGTGCCGCAGGTCCGCGACGAACAGAcgggccagctcgtcgaggcgccgTTTCCGCATGCCAACGACCGCGCCTCCTTTATCGCCAGGTCTGAGCGcaacctcgccgcggccgtgcaGCGCTGCAACGCAAACCTCATTGATTTCCTTGGTAGGGCTTGTCTTGTGGGCTGCCTGGGCTACGGCGGCTTTCTGGTGGGAGACGTGCCTCGGCGGTCGTCTCTGAGGAGGGAGCGATTACGCCACTGTATGTGTCGAGTGGTTAGTATCACAAGTCACTTAATGTCCCTACCGCCGTGGCTGCTACTGCAAGGAGGGAGGGCCCTTGAGGCTGTGAGGCTGTGA
- a CDS encoding uncharacterized protein (COG:S~EggNog:ENOG503NWBX~TransMembrane:9 (o524-543i550-567o573-594i601-620o640-661i682-700o706-726i810-827o876-901i)) — MAGEPTNDSGPASDVPTPNPKPKKRVGWHSSSGSAGDHSADGLDPPASSHANPFLSPTVSPRLSAAVLTPPGAPDARELRMALTKVLSDEQEQREHQERIQPVPAILEPSPPAASTPRTPRPALRRNTSYDAPEEREKADWAEQRTSQRQLHAMDDARQRATLLAMSVGSASAPGSRRNSEDLEASFQQPLIGNADDHTTSPADDSVMASPVRPDHLHRRTPYSHRRGRVVDNQAVAETLVRSHTRRDRSRDLFHREPASSGTSTPVLSQAYTQDYVPRPDKYRGGILSSLLRLYHDHDRGAGSNNSSGYTTPVNPSTPLMSPHSSPPSSRSPSRPPSTAGGPRSRTSSGLFSNRRAHHSTTSLTELIKSSSMFAAPAASEIHDQWTDRLRKEKLHKPKKEQIRVTVHIAGIISRHRYLLKLCRALMLYGAPTHRLEEYMTMSSRVLEIEGQFLYMPSCMIISFDDSTTHTTEVKVIREPQGIDLGKLRDVHNIYKEVVHDKLGVEEATERLEKVMKRQPKFRTWFRVPMYGIASACVAPFAFEGRFIDLPIAFLLGCIVGLLQLVFAPSNELYAHVFEVSAAVITSFLARGFGSINGGQLFCFSTLAQSSIALILPGYMVLCSSLELQSHNIVSGSVRMVYAMIYTLFLGYGITIGASLYGMMDKHATSDTHCKDPLNRGWYFLFVPGFTLCLCIINQAKWKQTPIMTVMALAGFCVNSYCSTYFEGNSQISNMLGALTIGILANLYSRLGRHVENLWLDFIEWWEYKVRPRFTRRKRPTADTWSLPSMSDVESRAGSLEKPRRHQRKVGYSLAAAAMLPAIFVQVPSGLAAGGSLLAGITSADQITRNGTQGGNSTVDTSAKTMGSLDGTAFNVLFSVIQVAIGISVGLFMSALIVYPLGKRRSGLFSF, encoded by the coding sequence atggccggcgagccAACCAACGACAGCGGCCCGGCCAGCGACGTGCCTACGCCCAaccccaagcccaagaagcgGGTAGGGTGGCATTCAAGCAGTGGCAGCGCCGGTGACCACTCTGCCGACGGCCTCGATCCTCCCGCGTCCAGTCATGCCAAcccttttctctctcccacGGTCTCTCCTCGACTCtctgccgccgtcctcacGCCCCCCGGGGCTCCGGACGCTCGCGAGCTCAGGATGGCCTTGACCAAGGTCCTTTCGGACGAGCAGGAGCAGAGGGAGCATCAGGAGCGCATACAGCCTGTTCCTGCCATCCTGGAGCCCTCCCCTCCTGCTGCGTCCACCCCCAGGACGCCTAGGCCAGCACTGAGACGCAACACGAGCTATGACGCTCCAGAGGAACGCGAAAAGGCGGACTGGGCGGAGCAACGGACCAGCCAGCGGCAGCTTcacgccatggacgacgcaCGCCAGCGTGCGACCCTACTGGCCATGTCGGTGGGGAGCGCCTCCGCCCCGGGATCGAGACGCAACTCGGAAGACCTCGAGGCTTCATTCCAGCAGCCGCTGATCGGTAATGCTGATGACCACACCACGTCGCCGGCAGATGACAGCGTCATGGCGTCGCCGGTTCGTCCGGACCACCTGCATCGCCGCACCCCCTACAGTCACAGGcgtggccgcgtcgtcgacaaccAGGCGGTCGCAGAGACGCTTGTCCGGTCCCACACGCGACGGGACAGGAGCAGAGACCTTTTCCATCGTGAACCAGCTTCGTCCGGCACGAGCACCCCCGTTCTCAGCCAGGCTTATACCCAAGACTACGTCCCTCGCCCCGACAAGTATCGTGGCGGCATCCTCTCCTCGCTGCTCCGCCTCTACCACGACCATGATCGAGGCGCtggcagcaacaacagcagcggaTACACAACGCCTGTCAACCCCTCAACTCCTCTCATGTCGCCTCACTCGTCACCTCCCTCGTCCAGGTCTCCCTCAAGGCCACCTTCCACAGCTGGTGGCCCCCGCTCGCGGACCAGCAGCGGCTTGTTCAGCAACCGTCGGGCGCATCACTCGACGACGTCCCTGACCGAGCTCATTaagtcgtcgtccatgttcgccgcccccgcggccAGCGAGATTCATGATCAATGGACCGACAGACTGAGAAAGGAAAAGCTTCacaagcccaagaaggaGCAGATCCGTGTCACCGTTCAcatcgccggcatcatcTCGCGGCATCGCTACCTCTTAAAGCTATGTCGCGCCCTCATGCTGTACGGTGCCCCGACGCACCGCCTCGAGGAGTACATGACCATGTCTTCCCGGGTCCTCGAAATCGAAGGACAGTTTCTGTACATGCCATCTTGCATGATCATAAGCTTCGATGACAGCACCACCCATACTACCGAGGTCAAGGTCATCCGCGAGCCGCAGGGCATCGACCTCGGAAAGCTCAGAGACGTCCATAACATCTACAAGGAAGTCGTCCACGACAAGCTTGGCGTGGAGGAAGCGACGGAACGGCTCGAAAAGGTCATGAAGCGCCAACCCAAGTTTCGCACCTGGTTCCGCGTGCCCATGTATGGCATTGCCTCTGCGTGTGTGGCACCGTTTGCCTTTGAGGGCCGGTTCATCGATCTCCCAATTGCGTTTCTTCTCGGCTGCATCGTCGGTCTTTTGCAGCTAGTCTTTGCACCGAGCAATGAACTGTACGCCCACGTCTTCGAAGtgtcggccgccgtcatTACGTCGTTTCTCGCTCGCGGTTTCGGCTCCATCAACGGCGGACAGCTGTTTTGTTTTAGCACACTTGCACAGAGCAGCATCGCTTTGATCTTACCTGGGTACATGGTGCTCTGCAGTTCGCTCGAGCTCCAAAGCCACAACATCGTCTCTGGCAGTGTCCGCATGGTCTATGCCATGATCTACACACTCTTCTTGGGATacggcatcaccatcggGGCCTCGCTCTATGGGATGATGGACAAGCACGCCACCAGCGACACGCACTGCAAAGATCCCCTCAACCGCGGCTGGTATTTCTTGTTCGTGCCCGGCTTCACGCTCTGCCTCTGCATCATAAACCAGGCAAAGTGGAAACAGACGCCCATCATGACCGTTATGGCGTTGGCTGGCTTCTGCGTCAATAGCTACTGCAGCACCTACTTTGAAGGAAACAGCCAAATCTCCAACATGCTCGGGGCACTGACGATTGGCATCCTTGCCAACCTCTACTCGCGACTGGGGCGGCACGTAGAGAATCTGTGGTTGGACTTTATCGAGTGGTGGGAGTACAAGGTACGGCCACGTTTCACCCGCAGGAAGCGGCCGACGGCCGACACGTGGTCTCTGCCGTCCATGTCCGACGTCGAGTCGCGTGCCGGATCTCTCGAGAAACCACGGCGTCACCAGCGCAAGGTGGGCTACAgtcttgcggcggcggccatgctaCCGGCCATCTTCGTGCAAGTCCCCTCTGgtctggccgccggcggttCACTGCTCGCCGGCATCACTTCTGCCGATCAAATCACGCGGAACGGGACCCAGGGCGGCAACAGTACAGTGGACACGAGCGCCAAGACCATGGGCAGCCTGGACGGCACGGCTTTCAACGTCTTGTTCAGCGTCATCCAGGTAGCCATTGGAATCAGCGTGGGCCTCTTCATGAGCGCCCTGATTGTGTATCCGCTGGGAAAGCGGAGGAGTGGGCTCTTCAGCTTCTAA
- a CDS encoding uncharacterized protein (COG:Q~TransMembrane:9 (o15-38i59-79o91-110i122-142o148-169i254-272o278-297i391-413o419-437i)~EggNog:ENOG503P0GZ), whose protein sequence is MDGESPGSHNALMDVLHVACPAAIAVVFAALPAARLLFTSSGKRLSYSTTRAARARLQWASPVVCLTFIVEAVLCAVRTPVESGEPSSQGSLVYALTSILVWATIGVLLLESTEPCWPAHLLAWTAGVVVDASLFGLSAGALSPASSWGIAVLCVHAIRVSVLLTATAYGCCSVRSTEEGEPGTPEEARGLLSGNGAVHDSDSRPETTAYGSIRNVEAPENTADNTGAPEDEDDEDDREMKDKQQKRVQESGGWLGYLRSFLVFLPFIIPYHHRPTQLWLVVSGLCMLVDRVLTLLIPRQLGILTESLGEMAGSGRVPWQALIVWTVLQFPVSSTTATLQSMASTRISQFSYRRLTETAFAHVMSLSMDYHTGKSSGRVAKAIEQGSNLSSVLTSAFGIAPIVIDFFVAIVYLTSVFDATMGFIIVATSMTHTYCAYKGNALVMKRERGLNEAARAESETLYDAITNWQTVAYHNRAAFEVGRYSRAIRNQTTALRKLLDGFEIVGFGEGLVMTLGEVAAASIVAMRVAKGTTTLGSFIFFITYWDSIRSPITSLSWSVREAASHIVDAEWLYQLLQTKPSVRDRPGARPLRWKGGRVEFKDVNFAYGPDRPIIQDMSFIAEAGQSIALVGETGGGKSTTLKLLYRFYDVTSGSVVIDGQDVRDVTLDSLRESLGAVPQDPSVFDQTIMENVIYARPGATEADVVEACKAARIHHQIMKFREGYSTRLGERGVRLSGGELQRLAIARVMLRRPQIVVLDEATSSVDSATEVAVQAAIRELSRDRTVFTIAHRLSTIVNADMILVVDGGKIVERGTHSELLERGGKYSRLWAMQTTVAVQDNPTRPVS, encoded by the exons ATGGACGGTGAATCTCCCGGCTCGCACAATGCGCTGATGGATGTGCTGCACGTTGCTTGTCCTGCCGCCATCGCAGTGGTGttcgcggcgctgcccgcgGCCAGACTGCTGTTCACATCGAGCGGCAAGCGATTGAGCTACAGCACAACgagagcggcgcgcgcgaggctACAGTGGGCGTCTCCAGTCGTGTGCTTAACGTTT ATTGTTGAAGCGGTCTTGTGCGCGGTTCGGACTCCGGTCGAGTCCGGAGAGCCGTCGAGCCAAGGCAGTCTG GTATACGCTCTGACGTCCATTCTTGTGTGGGCAACCATtggcgtcctgctgctggagagCACGGAGCCATGTTGGCCTGCCCATCTGCTCGCCTGGACGGCTGGAGTTGTGGTTGACGCCTCATTATTCGGACTCTCGGCAGGAGCCCTATCGCCAGCTAGTTCCTGGGGCATTGCGGTCCTGTGCGTTCATGCGATTCGCGTCTCCGTCCTGCTTACTGCGACCGCCTATGGGTGTTGCAGCGTCCGAAGCACCGAAGAGGGCGAGCCAGGGACGCCGGAAGAGGCTCGTGGGCTTTTGAGTGGCAACGGTGCCGTGCATGACTCCGACTCACGACCCGAGACGACGGCATATGGTTCTATTCGCAACGTCGAGGCCCCCGAAAATACAGCCGACAATACCGGCGCACCGGAagatgaggacgatgaggacgaccGAGAGATGAAAGACAAGCAGCAGAAGCGTGTCCAAgagagcggcggctggctcggGTACCTGCGAagcttcctcgtcttcctccccTTCATCATCCCATACCACCATCGCCCGACGCAACTgtggctcgtcgtctccggcCTGTGCATGCTCGTCGATCGCGTCCTCACCCTGCTCATTCCGCGCCAGCTCGGTATCCTGACGGAGTCGTTGGGTGAGATGGCAGGCAGTGGGCGCGTTCCATGGCAGGCGCTCATTGTCTGGACTGTGCTACAGTTCCCCGTCTCgagcacgacggcgacgctccaatccatggcctcgacgcgcaTTTCGCAGTTTTCGTACCGTCGACTCACTGAGACGGCATTTGCGCACGTCATGAGCCTCTCCATGGACTATCACACGGGCAAGAGCTCGGGGCGCGTCGCCAAAGCCATTGAGCAGGGGAGCAACCTGAGCAGCGTTCTCACCAGCGCCTTTGGCATTGCGCCCATAGTCATCGACttcttcgtcgccatcgtgTATCTCACATCGGTGTTCGACGCGACCATGGGCTTCATCATAGTCGCTACGTCCATGACGCATACCTACTGCGCATACAAAGGCAACGCCCTAGTCATGAAGCGTGAGCGAGGGCTCAACGAAGCGGCTCGCGCCGAGAGCGAGACGCTGTACGACGCCATCACCAATTGGCAGACGGTGGCATACCACAACAGGGCCGCATTCGAGGTCGGACGCTATTCGAGGGCGATACGGAACCAGaccacggcgctgcgcaagTTGCTCGACGGGTTCGAGATCGTGGGTTTCGGAGAGGGGCTCGTCATGACGCTCGGTGAGGTGGCGGCCGCTTCGATAGTTGCAATGCGCGTCGCCAAAGGGACGACTACTCTGGGCAGCTTTATCTTCTTCATCACTTATTGGGACTCCATCCGGTCACCCATAACGTCTCTATCGTGGTCTGTGAGGGAGGCGGCATCGcacatcgtcgacgcggagTGGCTGTATCAGCTCCTCCAGACAAAACCGTCGGTGCGGGACCGGCCGGGGGCCCGACCACTCCGCTGGAAAGGCGGGCGTGTGGAATTCAAGGACGTCAATTTCGCGTACGGCCCGGATCGACCCATAATCCAGGACATGTCATTCATCGCGGAGGCGGGCCAGTCCATTGCGCTGGTCGGTGAGACGGGCGGGGgcaagtcgacgacgctcaaGCTGCTGTATCGTTTCTACGACGTTACTAGCGGgagcgtcgtcatcgacgggcAGGACGTGCGCGACGTGACGCTCGATAGCCTGCGAGAGAGTCTGGGGGCCGTGCCGCAAGATCCGTCCGTGTTTGACCAGACCATTATGGAGAACGTCATCTACGCCCGCCCAGGAGCCACCGAggccgatgtcgtcgaggcgtgCAAGGCGGCGCGTATCCACCATCAGATCATGAAGTTCCGGGAAGGGTATAGCACGCGGCTCGGGGAGCGTGGCGTCCGGCTATCCGgaggcgagctgcagcggctggcCATTGCGCGGGTGATGCTCCGGCGCCCGCAGATTgtggtcctcgacgaggcgacgagctccgTCGACTCGGCCACCGAGGTGGCGGTGCAGGCGGCCATCCGCGAGCTGAGCAGGGACCGTACGGTGTTTACGATAGCCCATCGCCTCAGCACGATTGTCAACGCAGACATGATTCTCGTGGTGGATGGGGGGAAGATCGTTGAGCGCGGGACGCAcagcgagctgctggagcgggGGGGCAAGTATTCGCGCCTATGGGCGATGCagacgacggtggcggtgcaGGATAATCCGACGCGTCCTGTATCTTGA
- a CDS encoding uncharacterized protein (EggNog:ENOG503Q6VS~COG:S~SECRETED:SignalP(1-19~SECRETED:cutsite=ADA-AK~SECRETED:prob=0.8202)), protein MKSLRMLAVAVATVVTADAAKPSVKTGLDVLIDSKYKQLSGRKVLILSNPTGVTPELDLGVDVMFESKKVDIVGVMGPEHGFRGTSQNGGGEATFKDPKTGLTVYDAYNVNVTTLMGYIHESGADTIVYDIQDVGARFYTYIWAMYDTMVAAASTNISFVVIDRPNPITGLDAHGPVLNDSFITSYVGRRPIAQAHGMTVGELARMFVGEGWIRQAANGSDLHDLSVVEMRGWKRGMTFAETGLPWVFPSPNMPTPDTAMLYPGACMFEGTSLSEGRGTVRPFELLGAPWANESWVTEMRSLNVPHADFRFQCFTPTTSKYDTQTACGLQTYMTDLRNDRDYAEFDAPFIGVSLLYAARKLYTVSNTTGDAPTTGAFHWIYSGGSKTLYDVDVLTGSPLVRESIEKGWTPDQIRQAWTPRLEQFREKRKKYLLYK, encoded by the exons ATGAAGTCTCTTCgcatgctcgccgtcgcggtggcgACAGTGGTCActgccgacgcggccaagcCCTCTGTCAAGacgggcctcgacgtcctcaTCGACTCCAAGTACAAGCAGCTCTCCGGACGCAAGGTGCTCATCCTCAGCAACCCGACGGGCGTGACGCCcgagctcgacctcggcgtGGACGTCATGTTCGAGTCCAAAAAGGTGGACATtgtcggcgtcatgggcCCAGAGCACGGCTTCCGCGGGACGTCGcaaaacggcggcggcgaagccaCCTTCAAGGACCCTAAGACGGGGCTCACCGTGTACGACGCGTACAATGTCAATGTGACCACCCTGATGGGATACATCCACGAGTCTGGAGCGGATACGATTGTCTACGATATTCAGGATGTGGGCGCGCGGTTTTACACCT ATATCTGGGCCATGTACGACACCATGGttgccgcggcgtcgaccaaCATTAGCTTCGTTGTCATCGACCGGCCGAATCCCATCACGGGGCTGGACGCGCACGGTCCCGTCCTCAACGACAGCTTCATCACGTCTTATGTCGGACGGAGGCCCATTGCACAGGCCCACGGCATGAcggtcggcgagctcgcccgcaTGTTTGTAGGCGAGGGCTGGATCCGCCAGGCGGCTAACGGCTCGGACCTGCACGACCTGTCGGTGGTGGAGATGCGCGGCTGGAAGCGCGGCATGACCTTTGCGGAGACGGGCCTTCCCTGGGTCTTCCCGTCGCCCAACATGCCGACCCCCGACACGGCGATGCTCTACCCGGGCGCGTGCATGTTCGAGGGCACGAGCCTGTCCGAGGGGCGCGGCACGGTGCGTCCCTTTGAGCTCCTGGGCGCGCCCTGGGCCAACGAGTCTTGGGTGACGGAGATGCGCTCGCTCAACGTCCCGCACGCCGACTTCCGCTTCCAGTGCTTcacgcccacgacgagcaAGTACGACACCCAGACGGCGTGCGGCCTGCAGACGTACATGACGGACCTGCGCAACGACCGCGACTACGCCGAGTTCGACGCGCCCTTCATCGGCGTGAGCCTTCTGTAcgcggcgaggaagctgTACACGGTGAGCAACACGACGGGcgacgcgccgacgacgggcgccttCCACTGGATCTACAGCGGCGGCTCCAAGACGCTCTACGACGTTGACGTCCTGACGGGGTCGCCGTTGGTGAGGGAGAGCATCGAGAAGGGGTGGACGCCGGACCAGATCCGCCAGGCCTGGACGCCGAGACTCGAGCAGTTCCGggagaagcgcaagaagTATCTTCTTTATAAGTAG
- a CDS encoding uncharacterized protein (COG:E~EggNog:ENOG50COG0683), protein MSSTHQTPDTGRRPTSSILIGALAPFSRPGWLDAGKHLVAGLELAVAEVNHAGGISGRRLELLVRDTAADAEKAAAAVDELAGLGAVALAGEYHSVVARAAAARADAIRLPYLCSSAVLDQLTDQPTDWVARLAPAQSHCWRVYADYLLSAGQSTVAIAADPTSVYWASGTRILREHLVSRGGAVIELNARELAPKAICDELVVGGGKRATGLLILVSQPNSASEIGEAVRRDERLAGMQIGAPAGQPELADWATAFGNQDGTATPFLRYLPESLSQQGLRVEAALSRKLAEEPSFVAFEGYDTILVLAELLRTRGTNRLDSPPVWSDLAVDGSRGRISFTRSPGISVWQWTWPPIQVADRDPAQPSRLRTLYTASQ, encoded by the coding sequence ATGAGTTCGACGCATCAGACCCCTGATACGGGGCGTCGTCCGACATCAAGCATCCTGATCGGAGCCCTCGCCCCCTTCAGCCGACCGGGCTGGCTCGATGCCGGCAAGCACCTCGTAGCGGGACTCGAACTGGCCGTGGCAGAGGTCAACCACGCCGGCGGGATCTCGGGAAGGCGGCTCGAGCTCCTGGTCAGAGACACggcagccgacgccgagaaggccgccgcggctgtAGACGAACTGGCCGGGCTAGGTGCGGTCGCTCTGGCCGGCGAGTACcacagcgtcgtcgcccgcgcggccgcggcaagggccgATGCCATCCGCCTGCCGTACCTCTGCTCGTctgccgtcctcgaccaACTCACCGATCAGCCGACAGACTGggtcgcgcgcctcgcccccgcgcAAAGCCACTGCTGGCGCGTGTACGCCGACTACCTCCTGAGCGCGGGCCAAAGTACCGTCGCCATTGCGGCGGACCCGACGAGTGTCTACTGGGCGTCGGGGACTCGCATCTTACGGGAGCACCTTGTctcacgcggcggcgcggtgaTCGAACTCAATGCTCGCGAACTCGCACCCAAGGCCATTTGCGACGAATTGGTGGTCGGCGGAGGCAAGCGCGCAACGGGTctgctcatcctcgtcagccagccaaaCTCTGCGTCTGAGATTGGCGAGGCTGTCCGTCGCGACGAGCGCCTTGCCGGCATGCAGATTGGCGCTCCCGCCGGACAgcccgagctcgccgactgggcgacggcctttGGGAATCAGGACGGCACTGCGACGCCCTTCCTTCGGTACCTGCCTGAAAGCCTAAGCCAGCAAGGGTTACGCGTTGAAGCCGCTCTGAGTAGGAAGTTGGCTGAGGAGCCGTCCTTTGTCGCTTTCGAAGGCTACGATACGATCCTGGTCCTCGCCGAGTTGCTTCGTACTCGCGGCACGAATCGGTTGGACAGCCCCCCGGTCTGGTCGGATCTTGCTGTGGACGGCTCTCGAGGTCGAATTTCCTTCACCCGCAGTCCCGGGATCAGTGTCTGGCAGTGGACCTGGCCTCCGATCCAAGTTGCCGATCGGGAtccggcccagcccagccgtTTGAGGACCCTTTATACGGCTTCACAGTAA